A segment of the Amphiura filiformis unplaced genomic scaffold, Afil_fr2py scaffold_105, whole genome shotgun sequence genome:
ttatatgctagtctctggtgaaattctaagctcaaattatgtatttatttttaggtctaatatttctcatgatattgatatacataccCCAGGCTGCCGCAGCTGACTTGATTATAAACCCCTCTGATTCTGGATCATGCCATCTGACAAGCTTGATATACAAATATCTTGCTTCCACTGCCATCCACGCCATGGTAGTCAAGAGGAAATAATGTAACAATACAGCTACAGCAGTACAGGCATGTCTGGGACAGGTGTGGTCAATAGCCACAACAAATATCAAGTAGAGAGCGATAAGAGAGACGCAAAGCTGAATAAGTAAGTTCCGAGCTCTTGTTCTTAATCTCCTGTGAGTGTCATTTAAAACGAACGAACAAACACCAAAACGagtaaacatacaaacaaacagaccaataaacaaacaaacaaagaaacaaacaaaaaggaaATAGACAGAAGGGgaaatatcatgaaattgttttgaaaaattaaccTACTAGAGAACGGCAGCAGAAGTGCTTTTTATAGCAGCTTCAACTTCAATGCTTTTGGCACTCTTTGCGCAATTAATAAGTACATGGTGCAATAAGATTCAGTTCTGAGAAAATCTGtctgattaggccaaaaaaaacatgtttgtttcctgtagcaggtctaaaaagtcaaatgcgaaatgcgttttttatttattttttaaaatccaatgaaatgaaacaaaaaaaaacctttcttactgcgaattggaatgggaatttacagtgggtctctccgacatacagtgtcatcgccccgatatattcatggcagaaatcgccataatGGTAAGTTGAATCCACacccacgcatggccattttgttccgacttgtttaatacttttgaggcgcataatgggccgagggtcGGATGTAAATTGTATATTggacatgtaaaaataaaacaacaatagAAGGGCCAACCCAGAAAGAAAAGTCGAAAGATGGGATCGGGAAGGCTGTGTGCGACACGTTTCTTGTATTGCGTGCACGCGACCGAAAATTGTCGAAATAGCCACAACTTTACCGAGCTATTTCAATGTGCGGTGTCAAAtctgtttttgtataattattagtCCTACTCCAAATGAAGTTCTTCTATTCACTTCCTTGACTTAAAATATCATATAATGTTTGCATTTTCTCCATGAAATATTAATTTAGGAACCCGAATAAGGCACAGTTCTAATTAATTTGCATGGCCAAAAATTGATTCCATTTGAATGAAAGAATTTAGCGTGTTTCGCGCGCATTTATGATAAAATTATCAGAGTCACTTTATGGCCGAAATTCATTTCGATCAAGACCAAAATTTAATAGCAAGAAAGTGCACATTCTTTTTGAAGTGTAGGTGGTGACCTATTGCAGGGTGTGGTCAGTTGGATGATTCAGTTTGAAATTTCCCATCTTGGTCCAATGCATTGCTAGCCTGTGTTTAACAAATGCAAAAACTTTTTATCTGTTTTTCTTTACGTTTTTGATATTAATAGAACATTACAAAAGTAGCAAAAATTGCACACTATACTGCAGAAATGGGCAACTCTGAACCTCCTTATCCAAAATTGAATGACCCCACCCCTCCCCTAACAAGGAGACCCGCAGACAGGACGGGTGACAACGGATGGGTGACAAATTTGCCAAATCTGGACATTTGTCTTTAATACAAAACCTCACTTTGATTAAAAAAGTGGACTATATCCATCTAAAAATAAacttttgtaggctattttgaaCAATTTAGCATGAAAGGTGGTCCCTttgttaatttgtattttttactTCAGACCTTCTTTGATATTTTGACTGTGAAAAGTGCACTTTGTTGTCGATTAGGGGGATATGAGGACGGGTGCATCGCCCCCCGCCCGCCCCATGCAAGATTGCCCCAATGGCAAAAATCCCATCGTCCATGGAACAGTTACGAAAATCACTAAGACTCTCTATCATCCTTCATTGGATGTATATGAGCATTTTATatactttattttttaaatatactcATTCTTTCGGAAAGGTAGTAAAGGTCAATGCTACACGTGAAGTCACATGACCTTATTATTTTgagatattgtaaaatattgaatTGAAAACAGTTACGCAGAAAAAGAAGGGAAATGACATACCAAGAGCGAaaatatcaataccaatattataaGGATTATAGATACAAACAAAGTCCTCACCATACCTGAACAATGCGAATATGATGACGGTTATAGTAAGTGCCGCTACTGACAAGCCACACCCAACTCTGCTGACGATGTCCAAGGCTGTACTTCGTATCGTATTCTTCCCGTGGTACTGTGGAATTTACAACAACGGTTTCTACTTTATATTAAACTGAAACAATGTATCATATTTGTGAAACACACATATAGATGTAAATGTCATTATCTTCCTCATATTTCAATATTCTTCTTTAAAGATGTATTCTAAACCCGCAGGATATTTAGACGCGGGCGAGGGATAGAGTCGTTACCAAATAGTTCAATTATGAAGTCCTATATGGAAATCAATGTTTACAACACTCAAGCGCTACTTTACAAAGTACTACCGGGCGTCATGAGTCATCTGATTGGTAACCAAAAACATAGGTGCTTTTTAATTTCCAGTGAGTTGTGTTTAGATATACTTACCACAAGCACGGCAAAGTTGGTCAAATGATTACAATTGCACACTCTCCTTCCATCTTTGTTAGCTCCCAAATAGGTACATCCTGTCGACGACCAATCTCCTGCACCTCCATTCAAGTCAAAGTCCCAATACACGCATGATGGCTCAGGGAAATGACACGAATCCTATTCAAAAGCAAGAAGGTAATAAACATTGATAATACAAACACCAATCTGATTCAGTGGTGGGGAGAGAACACAACTTTGTTGTATGTTTCTTAATGTCAAGCACCATTTTGTTCCTCGTAGGTTTTTTTTCCCAGACAAACGATTCCCAGATTGTGTCATTTTATGGTATGCTGATGAAAGCAAGATGAACGTGCTCAAACGAAAATCCCGCTGTGATCTTACACCCGTCTATCTATTCAAATCGAGGTCGAGTATTTAAAATTTACACGCAAGAAATGAACATGCGAACAGCgtagaaaatgtacaaaatatgcccgttttacaatatattaaagacagtcaaggatattgAACATGAGAaggaaaatgaacaattttgtttgtaaaaaatcattacAATATAGCAACATTGCgagtttgaaaatttgactacATTCTTACGTGTGGTTCATACGTAGAGATTGTCCACTGAAATGCGTGTGAGACTGGCCAAaaaaagagattgcgatttgcaTCTGGATACAAGCGCTTGGAGCAATCGCACGGAGAACGTTGAAAGTGACAGCTTGGCCCCAGTCCCAGCCGCATTGCGCTCCTTCGTGACGAGggagcacaatccagcttggaaccgagAGTAGCATGCAGGTATTGAACGGCATATAAACGCATGGTCCGCGCAGGACGTATGAAACATCAAAATCTCTCTAGTAGTACCAAAAGCACATACCCTCGATAAAGCTACTGGCCTCTCCGGttctttttcattttcaatgACAACCGGGTCTGCCAGGTCATTTAAGTCGATTGTCTCCGCATCACTTTCCACGTTGGCTGTCAGTATAGCATCCTCCACACCAAGATCTAGCTCAGATGTCTTCTTGGATGGAAACAGGAAGTCATTTCGATATGCCACGAAAACAAAACCTAAATTGCTATCTTTCCCTGTGAGTAAAAGCAACCACAACAACGGTACTGATGAGAGCAGGACGACAGGTTTGCTCGATCATGGTTTATAACGACAGCGTTATACTATttataaaaattgtaattttCGTATTCTTTGTAAAGCTGATGATGAGAATTGAACGCTGCGACATACTGACATTATGATTTAAATGTAATACTTTATAttataaaggagtatttcgtgatcttaggatcctcttttatgacattttcaataGATATCTATGAGAAAAGCTTATtcttaaaatttcagttgattccgattttgcgtttgcgagttatcaCGGTATCAATGTTACGTCCGAgtgatacaatttgtattatatttgcaTTTAGCTAATACGGCTTCAAATGTTGCCTGAATAAATGAATCAAATCTAACTGTGCGTTTGATGATACAGACCCATGTAACACATCAATCCATTCCAGCAACTTACttgacaattttttcaaaatgtccttTGACAAGAAGATATAACTAGTAGGCCCATCTCTGGTAATAGATGACTGCTCATAGTACGTGCGTATCGAACTATTGGTAAAATCAGTCGTAGTAGCGGTTAAAATACCAAACCCAATACCTGTAAGGCTGTATGTACTCGAATTAAATCTGACTCCTTGGACGGCAATATTGGGTTCTACTACTTTGACTTGATCAGTATGTTGTAAGCTTTGAGCTACTTGTCTTTCAACAGCTAAGATTATGCGACTGGTGGAGTTACTTGTTGTCTGCCTCTTTGGTGGGACTTTTGAATCAACTGCTCTTAGAATATTGCTGACTGTTTCCACAACCGACTGCGTCACCTAAAAACAATACATCACATGATCGAGTTTAaaatggtgttaatcgatagcaTCTAAGTAGCGGTTTGAAAGTTCTTTGTGAAATAGCAAATACCTGCATATTGTTGTAAGAGAAGGACAATTTAACATGCCGAGGGTTGAAAGCCAGagagcctcaactcacaatcataTACGCCCACAAAATGAGTCGCTAGGGTACTATAAAAGATAGagtccattaagggggtactacacccctggccaattttgtgcctatttttggatttttctcaaatattatagcgcattggtgatatgtatattataggggcaatgactacaactactgcactgaaaattcagcaactcaaggcaagtagttattgatttattgatcaaatattgggtttccctcatttttgactctaactccacaac
Coding sequences within it:
- the LOC140144963 gene encoding adhesion G-protein coupled receptor G7-like, yielding MKTAVVTQSVVETVSNILRAVDSKVPPKRQTTSNSTSRIILAVERQVAQSLQHTDQVKVVEPNIAVQGVRFNSSTYSLTGIGFGILTATTTDFTNSSIRTYYEQSSITRDGPTSYIFLSKDILKKLSRKDSNLGFVFVAYRNDFLFPSKKTSELDLGVEDAILTANVESDAETIDLNDLADPVVIENEKEPERPVALSRDSCHFPEPSCVYWDFDLNGGAGDWSSTGCTYLGANKDGRRVCNCNHLTNFAVLVYHGKNTIRSTALDIVSRVGCGLSVAALTITVIIFALFRRLRTRARNLLIQLCVSLIALYLIFVVAIDHTCPRHACTAVAVLLHYFLLTTMAWMAVEARYLYIKLVRWHDPESEGFIIKSAAAAWGIPAVITAISLAGFKFYQNEY